In Haloarchaeobius salinus, the sequence GCCGCACTGGGCGCCCGACGGGCCGACGTGGCCGTCTCGATTGCCGTGCTGTTCTACCCGATGCTCGACCCGACGCTCGACGCGCCGTCCCACGAGGAGCACGCCGACGCCCCGCTGCTCACCCGGGACGACCTCGACTGGTTCTGGCGGCTCTACCGCGACGACGGGGCGATACCGGTGGACGACCCGCGGCTCTCGCCGCTTCCGGCTGTGGGCGAGGGACCGTCGTCGTTCGCCGACTCGCCGCCGACGGTCGTCGCTACCGCCGGCTGCGACCCGCTCCGGGACGACGGCGCGCGGTACGCCGACGCGCTGGCGGACACGGACGTGTCGGTCGAACGGCTCCACTATCCGGGTGCGCCCCACGGGTTCCTCTCGCTGGCGGACGCGGTGCCGGCGGCGGCCGACGCCTGGGACGACCTCGCAGCGGCCGTGCTGGCCCGTCGCTGATTGAATCGGTCTCGTGGTCCGGCGGTGGTGCGCGGGCCGCGTCACCCGGCGGTGCCGTTACGGTGCTCGACCGGGTACTGGTGGTATGAGCACACGAAGCGACGCCAAGCCCGTCCGACTCGCGGACGGGGACGAACTCGACGAGCTCCTCGCCGAGGAGCCACTCGTCCTCCTCGAGCTGTACACGAACGGCTGTGGCAAGTGCCAGGCGATGGAGCCGGTCATCGGCACGGTCGCCCGGGTCACCGACGCGACCGTCGCGATGGTCAACCCCGGCGACGACATGACGCTGCTCGACCGGTTCGAGGTCCGGAGCACGCCGACGTTCGTCCTCATCGCCGACGGCGAGCAGGTCGCGACGCTGGCCGACGGCTTCGTCGAGACCGACCGGATGGTCGCGTTCGTCGAGTCGGGCGGGGAGAGCGAGACGTGAACGGCGGGTCGGGTGCCGCGTGAACGCGTGTCGTAACACCGCTGTAACCTGCTTACACCGCCGTCCGAGAGCAGTTATGGGCGTCGCGCCCCGAGTGTGAGTCGAACCGCGGCGGCCCCGGTCGTCGCGTGACCACCACCCACCATGTCAGAAAAAGCGGAGTATCTCACGACGGTATCTGCGGACGAATCGTACGACCAGCTCCCCGACGAGGAGACGGTGCAGGCGACGGTCGAGAGCCTCGAGGCCCGCGGCTTCGACGTCGTCGTCGTCGACACCGCCGAGGAGGCGCGCGACGAACTCGTCGACGCCATCCCGGCCGGGGCGTCGGTGATGAACGGCCACTCGACGACGCTGGAGGAGATCGGCTTCGTCGACCACCTGAACGGCGACGGCCACGACTGGGAGAACCTCGCCGGGCAGGTCTGGGAGATCGACGACGACGCGGAGCGCCACCAGTTCCGCCGCGAGGCACAGGCCGCCGACTACTTCCTCGGGAGCGTCAACGCCATCGCGGAGACGGGCGAGCTCGTCGCGGCCGACGCCTCGGGCAGCCGGGTCGGTGCGTACCCGTTCGCGGCCGGCAACCTGCTGCTCGTCTCGGGCGTGAACAAGATCGTGGACGACCTCGACGCCGCCCTCGACCGCGTCGAGGAGTTCGTCTTCCCGCTGGAGGACGCCCGTGCACAGGACGCCTACGGCGCTGGCTCGGTCGTCGCCAAGCAGCTCATCTACCGCCAGGAGAACGAGGCGGGCCGGACGACGGTCGTGCTCGTGCGCGACGACCTCGGCTACTGAGCCGGCTCGCATCGCGACCTGGCAACGCGTCTGATTTTATGTGTCGTGCCTCGGTAGGGGAGCGTATGGAGGACGTGGACTTCGACGAGCTCGTGGCGTCGCTGACGCTGCGGGAGGAGAACCAGTCGGTGAAGAGCTACCAGAACACGGTCGCGGTCGCCTGTCCGGCCTGCGAGGAGCCGTTCGACGACCTCGTCGTCTGCAAGGAGAACCCGACGAGCCTGAACCTCTCGAAGCAGCTCGACCTCTGTGTCGGCACGGTCGACGACCAGGCGGTCATCTTCACGCACAAGCAGTAGCTCAGAGTATCGTGGCCACGTCGCCGAGCGAGTCGATGACGTGGTCGGGCTCGACGCCGGAGCCACCGATCTCCTCGCGTCGGGTCGCACCCGTGAGCACCAGCGCCGTCTCCATCCCGGCGCGTTCGCCCATCAGGATGTCGGTATGGAGGTTGTCCCCGACGACGAGACAGTCGCTGGGGGCGACATCGAGGCGTTCGGTGACGGCGTCGGCCATGTGCTCCGACGGCTTGCCGACGACCAGCGGGTCGCGCCCGGTCATCCCCTCGATGGCCCCGATGGTACAGCCCGCACCGGGTTTCAGTCCGTCCTCCGTGGGGAACGTCCGGTCGGTGTTCGTCGCGACGAACAGCGTCCCCGGGTCGAACGCCCAGAGCGTCTCGGTGAGGAGGTCGAAGTCGATGTCGTAGGCCTTCCCGGCGGCGACCACGTCCGCGGGCTCCCGCTTGGTCGGTCGCGATTCCGGGTCCGGCTCGGAGACGACGGTCAGTCCCGCCCGCCGAATCTCGTCGTAGAGCACCTCGGAGCCGACGACGTACACGTCGGCGTCCGGGTGGTGCTCGGCGAGGTACGTCGCCGTCGCCGAGGCCGCGGTCGAGAGCCCGCCCACGTCGCCCGGGATGCCCATCGAGTCGAGCGTCTCGGGGAACGTCTCGCGGTCGACACCCGTGCTGTTCGTGACGAACTGGACGGCGAGCCCGGCGTCGACGAGGGCGTCGATGCCCGCGGCCGCGCCCGGGATCACCGCCTCGCCGCGCCAGACGGTCCCGTCGAGGTCGACGATTGCCGCGCGTCGTGTCATCGGGTGGGACTTGTGGCGGTGGGGACGTAACGCTTCCCGGTCAGCGCGCCGTCGCCAGCTCCGACAGCGGCGCGGCCACCTCGCGCGACGGCGTCTCGAACTCCCTGTGGAGCACGCCCGCGAGGTGCTCCAGCGAGTCGACGACGCGCGGCCCGGGACGGTTCAGGAAGTGGTTGCCGTCGATGGCCCAGACGTCGCCGTCCTGGACGGCCGTCAGCTCCCCCCAGCCGGGCCGGTCTGTCAGGTCCGACAGGTTCTCGCGGGTCTGGTCGAGGTCGTAGCCACAGGGCGCGACGACCAGTCCCTCGGGGTCGTACGCGCGCACGTCGGCCCACTCCCGCGGCGTGGAGGCGTCGCCGGGGTCGGCCATGCCGTACTCGCAGTTCGCCCACTCGACGAGCTCGGGCACCCAGTGACCCGCGACCATGGCGGGGTCGGTCCAGTCGAGCACCGCCACTCGTTTCGGCTCGCAGTCGGCTGCGCGGTCGCGGACCGCCTCGACGCGCTCGCGGAGGGAGGCGACGAGGTCGCGGGCCTCGGCCTCGCGGCCGAGCGCCGCGCCCACCGACCGCACGTCGTCGAACACGTCGCCGACGCTGTGGGGGTCCGTCGTCAGCACCTCGGGGTTCGCGTCGATCTCCCGAACCGCGTCCTCGACGAGCACCTCGTCGACGGCGCAGACGTCGCAGACGCCCTGCGTGACGACGAGGTCCGGGTCGAGCTCGTCCAGCAGCTCGACGTCGATGCCGTAGACGCCGCCCGATTCCTCGGCTTCCTGCACCTGCCGGTCGATCTCGGCGGTCGAGGCGTCGGCGTCGATGCGGCTGTACTCGACGGCGGGCAGGTCGACGGCCGCGGGCGGGTAGTCGCACTCGTGGGACACCCCGACGGGCTCCACACCGAGCGCGAAGACGACCTCCGTTGCGGAGGGGAGCAGCGTCACGACGTTCATACCCGGGGTTGGGGGCGGTGGCAGTATAAATCGCCGGTCCGGAACGCGTTACAGCAGCCCGACGACGACCACGACCAGGCCGCCGGCGACCATCAACAGCGCGCCGCGGCGTCGCTGGGACACCTCGTCGTCCGACACCGCGACCGCGTCGAGGTCCGCGACACCTTCCATCCGGGCGCTCAGCCAGACCGCGAGTATCTCCGCGTGGGCCACGTACGTCGCGCCGACGGCGGCGAGAAAGAGCCCGATGACCGCGGTGCGCGTCGCCGTCGCGTCGAGCCCCAGCGCGGACACCGACGCGCCGGTCGCGACGACGGCGACGACGAGCGCGCCGAAGCCGACGATGACGCCGGCGAGGCTCCACTTCGCACGGGTGAGCGCCTGTTCCCTGCTCATGTTCGGGGCGTGACGCCCCGGCGGTTTAGCCCTGCCGAAGCGTGGTCGACGGCGGGGAACGGCGGTGGGCTCGGAGCCTGTCGAGACCCGTACCCCAGACTTTTGCCGTTGCCAACGGTTACAGGACGTATGCATCGGCGAGCCCTCCTCTCGACGGTCGCCGCCGCGGGCGCGGCCGGTCTCGGCGGTTGCCTCGCGTCGGTCGGCATCGGGACCAGCGGTCCCGCGAACCCTGTCGACGACGAGGAGCGACGCATCTCGCTGCTCGGTGTCGATTCGGTCCCCGACGAGTCGGGCCTGCAGATCGACGTCCGGGTCCTCGACGACCGCATCACCGTCTCGGAGACGGCCGAAATCGTGGTCGAGACGACGGTGGTCGGCGACACCACGGTGCTGCCGGTCACGCAGGGGTCGTGCGCGATACTCAACCGTCGGACCTGTTCGAGCGCCCCGCGCGGGCTGTGGCTGGAATCCACGGACGGGGCCGGTGGGACCGCGACGCCGGACGGCGAGGGCTGGGTGCGACGGGGGCTCCCGACTGGTGAGCAGGGGTTCGGCGGCTACGGCTGTCGCCGGGTCGAGTACCAGCCGGGCGAGTCGGTCCGGAACACGTTCGCGGTGTGGGACGACGGCCGGGTCGACGGCTACCTCGACCCCGGCGAGTACCGTTGGGGCGAGGACGTCTCGGTTCGCTCCGCGTCGT encodes:
- a CDS encoding thioredoxin family protein yields the protein MSTRSDAKPVRLADGDELDELLAEEPLVLLELYTNGCGKCQAMEPVIGTVARVTDATVAMVNPGDDMTLLDRFEVRSTPTFVLIADGEQVATLADGFVETDRMVAFVESGGESET
- a CDS encoding lactate utilization protein; translated protein: MSEKAEYLTTVSADESYDQLPDEETVQATVESLEARGFDVVVVDTAEEARDELVDAIPAGASVMNGHSTTLEEIGFVDHLNGDGHDWENLAGQVWEIDDDAERHQFRREAQAADYFLGSVNAIAETGELVAADASGSRVGAYPFAAGNLLLVSGVNKIVDDLDAALDRVEEFVFPLEDARAQDAYGAGSVVAKQLIYRQENEAGRTTVVLVRDDLGY
- a CDS encoding HAD-IIA family hydrolase, which encodes MTRRAAIVDLDGTVWRGEAVIPGAAAGIDALVDAGLAVQFVTNSTGVDRETFPETLDSMGIPGDVGGLSTAASATATYLAEHHPDADVYVVGSEVLYDEIRRAGLTVVSEPDPESRPTKREPADVVAAGKAYDIDFDLLTETLWAFDPGTLFVATNTDRTFPTEDGLKPGAGCTIGAIEGMTGRDPLVVGKPSEHMADAVTERLDVAPSDCLVVGDNLHTDILMGERAGMETALVLTGATRREEIGGSGVEPDHVIDSLGDVATIL
- a CDS encoding cobalamin-binding protein, coding for MNVVTLLPSATEVVFALGVEPVGVSHECDYPPAAVDLPAVEYSRIDADASTAEIDRQVQEAEESGGVYGIDVELLDELDPDLVVTQGVCDVCAVDEVLVEDAVREIDANPEVLTTDPHSVGDVFDDVRSVGAALGREAEARDLVASLRERVEAVRDRAADCEPKRVAVLDWTDPAMVAGHWVPELVEWANCEYGMADPGDASTPREWADVRAYDPEGLVVAPCGYDLDQTRENLSDLTDRPGWGELTAVQDGDVWAIDGNHFLNRPGPRVVDSLEHLAGVLHREFETPSREVAAPLSELATAR
- a CDS encoding DUF7385 family protein, producing the protein MEDVDFDELVASLTLREENQSVKSYQNTVAVACPACEEPFDDLVVCKENPTSLNLSKQLDLCVGTVDDQAVIFTHKQ